The Ornithinimicrobium sufpigmenti genome includes the window CCTCCAGCATCAGGTGCACCGCGCGCAGGTCCGCCTCGTCCGGCAGCCCGACGCCGTCGTCGCGGCGCACGCGCCGGATGACCACGCCCTCGCGCAGCTGCGGCGGCTCGGCGTCAGTCTCCCGGTCGACCGGGCGGGACATCTGCCACCAGTCGCGCACGTGGGCGTAGCCGGCGGAGGCGAGCCACCGCTGCTGCCGCGCGTCGTCGCAGAACGCACCGGAGTCCAGCTGGGTGCGCTCCATCCCCCTGCGGTGCAGCACCTCACGCCCGAGGTCCTCCGCCCGGGCGAAGCCGTACACCGCCAGCGGGTCGGCCTGCTCGTCGGGCAGCTCCGGAGCCACGGTCACTCCCACCAGGACCCGGCCGGCCGCACGGTCATGGCAGTTGATCCACGCCTGCAGCTGGCCGTCCGCGTCACGGACGACCTCGTGCAGGTGGGTGCTCGCGCCGCGGCCGGTCACCTCGGCGGCGACGGTCTGGCTGTCCGCACCCGGCCACCCCCGCGCCTGCCGCTCGTGCCGGCGCAGCAGGCGGACGAGCTCGTCGATGTCGTCGACCCCAGGGGGGTATGAGGTGTATCCGGCGGGCAGGAGCGGTTCGGCGACGCTTCTGGGCATGGGGGGATTCTTCCAGACGGCCCGAGCCGCACGGGCGGCTCCCAGGTCCGCGGTGAGGTTCTCCGCTGCGTCATACCTGAGTCCACGCCGCTGCGCTACGTCGGGCCGTCCTCGGTGCTGCGCCAGAGGCGCAGCAGGACGGCGTTGAACGCCTCGGCCGCCAGCTGCACCTCGTGGCCCGCCCCCGCCACCACCTGGTGCTGGGCGCCCAGCAGCTCGGCCAACGCCTCGCAGACGGCCGTGAAGCCAGGATGGTGGGCGCCGGAGACGACGACGGTGGGGAAGTCCGCGGCGACGAGCTCGGCCGTCGGCAGCGGGGTCTCCCACGGCTGGCGCGCCCCGCGCAGTGCGGGGGTCATCGCGGACAGCTCCTCGACGAGCTCGGACGGCAGGTCGGCGGCGTCGGTGCCGACGAGCCGCAGGAAGTCGGTGAGGAACTCGCGGTCACCGACCGGACGGGCCAGCAGCTGCACGAGCCCCTCCTGCAGTGCTGCCGCCGCCGGGTGGTCCGTGGCGTCGAAGAGGGGAGGCTCGGCGAGCACGAGCGAGTGCACCGCCTCCGGACGCTCGTGGGCGGCGACGAGCGCGACCAGGGCGCCGTAGGAGTGGCCCACCAGGTGCGCGCCGTCGCCGAGGAGCCCCGCGATGTCCTGCCCGTCGGCGAGGAAGTCCTCACCCAGATCCAGCGGGTGTCCGGATCCTGCGGTCGCGTACGCCCGCCGGGTGGGCACCACCAGCTGGTAGCCCTCCTCAGCGAGGGGGCGCTGGGCGTCCCACTCCAGGGGCCCGGTGGCCAGCGACCCGTGCACCAGCACCGCCCGGGCACCGGAGCCCCAGGTCTGCACCGGGACGGCCGGCATCACGGCCGCGCCCATCCGGTGGGCGCGGCCGTGAGCTCACTCGGCGCGGTGGAAGACCTCACCGATCAGCGCCTGCTGCTCGACCTCGTGCACCTTGGCCGACCCGGTCGCGGGCGAGGCGGACGCGGGGCGGGCGATGACGCGCAGCGGGCGGTCCTCCCCGTGCTGGGCCAGTGCCTGCGGCAGGTTGAGCGCCATGAACGGCCAGGCGCCCTGGTTCTCCGGCTCGTTCTGGACCCACACCAGCTCGGCGTTCGGGTACTGGGCGGTCAGCTTGGCCAGCTGGGCCCCCGGGACGGGGTAGAGCTGCTCGACCCGCAGGATCGCGGTGCGGTCGTCGTCGCGCGCCCGGCGGGCGTCCTCCAGGTCGTAGACGAGCTTGCTGGAGGCCAGCACGACACGGTCCACCTTCTCCTGGTCGAGTGCCACCCGGTCCGGCAGCACCGGCTCGAAGGTGCCGGAGGTGAAGTCCTCCGGCGCGCTGGCTGCGGCCTTCAGCCGCAGCATCGCCTTGGGCGTGAAGACCACCAGGGGCCGGCGCGGCCGGGCCGTGGCGTGCGCCCGGAGCAGGTGGAAGTAGGACGCCGGCGTGGAGGGGTAGGCCACGCGCATGTTGTCCTCGGCGCACATCTGCAGGTAGCGCTCGATCCGGGCCGAGGAGTGGTCCGGGCCCTGGCCCTCGTAACCGTGCGGCAGCAGCAGCGCGACGCTGGAGCGCTGGTCCCACTTCTGCTCCGAGGAGGAGATGAACTCATCGACGATGGTCTGGGCGCCGTTGGCGAAGTCACCGAACTGGGCCTCCCACAGGACAAGGGCGTCGGTCTTCTCCACCGAGTACCCGTACTCGAAGCCCATCGCGGCGTACTCCGAGAGCAGCGAGTCGTAGACCTCGAAGGGAGCCTGGTCCTCGGAGAGGTGGTGGAGGGGCGTCCAGTTCTCGGCCGTCTTGTTGTCGGTGAGGACGGCGTGCCGCTGCACGAAGGTGCCGCGGCGGCTGTCCTGGCCGGCCAGCCGCACCGGCGTCCCCTCCACGATGAGGGAGCCGAAGGCGATGAGTTCGCCCATGCCCCAGTCGATGCCGCCCTCGCGGGTCATCTGCTGGCGCGTGCTGAGCAGCTTGGCCAGCTTGGGGTGGACGGTGAAGCCCTCCGGCGGGGAGCCGAACGCGTCCCCGATGCGGTGCAGCGTCTCCTCGCTGATCGCGGTGGGCCGCTGACGGGTGGCCATGTCGCCCTCGTCCTGGGCCTGCGGACGCTCCAGGCCGTGGGTGCCGTCACCCTCGCCCTTCAGCGCCGCCTTGGTCTCGATGAAGACCTGCTCGAGCTGCTTCTGGTAGTCGCGCAGCGCGGCCTCGGCGTCGTCGACCGAGATGTCGCCGCGGCCGATGAGGGACTCGGTGTAGAGCTTGCGGACCGAGCGCTTGGCCTCGATGAGGTCGTACATGAGCGGCTGGGTCATCGACGGGTCGTCGCCCTCGTTGTGGCCCCGCCGGCGGTAGCAGACGAGGTCGATGACGACGTCCTTGCCGAACTCCTGACGGTACTCGTAGGCCAGCTCGGCCATCCGGACCACCGCTTCGGGGTCGTCGCCGTTGACGTGGAAGATGGGCGCCTGCACGGCGCGGGCCACGTCGGAGCAGTACACCGAGGACCGCGAGTGGTGCGGGGCCGTGGTGAAACCGACCTGGTTGTTGATGATGACGTGCAGCGTGCCGCCCGTGCGGTAGCCCGGCAGCTGGGACATCTGCAGCGTCTCCAGCACCACGCCCTGGCCGGCGAAGGCGGCGTCACCGTGCAGCAGCACGGGCAGCACGGAGGAGGCGGGTCGGCCGGCCTCGCGGGCGAGCCGGTCCTGCTTGGCCCGGGTGATGCCCTCCAGGACCGGGTTGACCGCCTCCAGGTGGGAGGGGTTGGCAGCCAGGTAGACGCGGGTGGACTTGCCGTGCTCGCTGATGAACTCGCCCTCGGTGCCCAGGTGGTACTTCACGTCGCCCGAGCCCTGGACGCTCCCCGGGGCGGACTTGCCCTCGAACTCGCGGAAGATCTGTCCGTAGGACTTGCCCGCCAGGTTGGCCAGCACGTTGAGCCGGCCGCGGTGCGGCATACCGATCGTCACCTCGTCCAGGCCGTCCTCGGCCGCCCGGTTGAGCACCTTGTCCAGCAGCGCGATGACTGACTCGCCGCCCTCGAGGCTGAACCTCTTCTGGCCGACGAACTTGGTCTGCAGGAAGGTCTCGAAAGCCTCCGCCGCGTTGAGGCGACGCAGGATCCGCAGCTGCTCGGCCGGGGCCGGCTTGGCGAAGGGCACCTCGAGCTTCTTCTGGAACCAGGCCCGCTGCTCGGGGTCCTGGACGTGCATGTACTCCACGCCCACGGTGCGGCAGTAGGAGTCGCGCAGGATGCCCAGGATCTGCCGCAGGGTCAGCCGCGGCTTGCCGCCGAACCCGCCGGTGGGCACGTCCCGGTCCAGGTCCCACAGGGTGAGGCCGTGGTTGTTGATGTCGAGGTCCGGGTGCCGGCGCTGGCGGTACTCCAGCGGGTCCGTGTCCGCCATCAGGTGGCCGCGGACCCGGTAGGAGTGGATGAGCTCCTGGATCCGGCTGGCCTTGGAGATGTCGTCGTCGTGGGTGGCGGTGATGTCCGGTGCCCACCGGACCGGCTCGTAGGGGATCCGCAGCGAGGTGAAGATCTCGTCGTAGAAGCCGTCCTGGCCCAGCAGCAGCTGGTGCAGGACCCTCAGGAACTCCCCGGACTGGGCGCCCTGGATGATCCGGTGGTCGTAGGTGGAGGTCAGGGTCAGGATCTTGCTGACGCCGTTCTCGGCGATCCGCTTGGTGGAGGCGCCCTGCCACTCGGCGGGGTAGTCGAGGGAGCCGACGCCGAGGATCGTGCCCTGCCCCTTCATCAGGCGCGGCACCGAGTGCAGCGTCCCGATGCCACCGGGGTTGGTCAGGCTGATCGTGGTGCCCTGGAAGTCCTCGATGGTCAGCTTGCCGTCGCGGGCCTTGCGGACCAGGGCCTCGTAGGCGGCCCAGAACTCGTGGAAGGTCATCTCCTCCGCGCCCTTGATGCTGGGCACGAGCAGCTGGCGGGTCCCGTCCGGCTTGGGCACGTCGATGGCCAGGCCGAGGTTGATGTGGGCGGGCTGGACGAGGAACGGCTTGCCGTCCTGCATGGCGAAGCCGTTGTTCATCTCCGGCATGACCTGCAGCGCCTTCACCATGGCGTAGCCGATGAGGTGGGTGAAGCTCACCTTGCCGCCGCGGCTGCGGGCCAGGTGGTTGTTGATCACCGTGCGGTTGTCGATGAGCAGCTTGGCCGGCATGGCCCGGGCGCTGGTCGCGGTGGGCACCTCGAGCGAGGACTCCATGTTGGTGACCACGCGCGCCGTGGCACCCCGCAGCGGCGTGTGGGTGACGTCGGTCTGCGGTCCGGCCGACCTCTGCGCCGGGGCGTCCCGTGCCACCGGCGTGGCCTGCGGCCCGGCGTTGCCGCCGCCGTTGCTGCTGGCGCCGCCGGAGCCGCTGCTCGAGCCACTGCCGGAGCCGCTGCTGGACTTCTTGGGACTCGCGGCCTTCTCGTCGCCCTTGTTGCCGGCGCTCTTGGTGCCGGAGTTCTTGGGGGCCGAGCCGCCGGCCGCGCCGCCGCTCTGGGTGGAGCTGGCGGCCGAGGGGCGGCGTGGCGGTGCCGGAGCGACCTTGTTGCCGCTGGTCGGGCGCGGGGTGGTGGCGGAGGTGGACGGCGAGGACGACCCCGACCCTGAGGTGGGTTTGGCGGTCGACGTAGAGGTAGAGGCGGCACCCGGTGCCGAGGTCCGGTCGGACCTCGCACCACCGGTA containing:
- a CDS encoding GNAT family N-acetyltransferase, producing the protein MPRSVAEPLLPAGYTSYPPGVDDIDELVRLLRRHERQARGWPGADSQTVAAEVTGRGASTHLHEVVRDADGQLQAWINCHDRAAGRVLVGVTVAPELPDEQADPLAVYGFARAEDLGREVLHRRGMERTQLDSGAFCDDARQQRWLASAGYAHVRDWWQMSRPVDRETDAEPPQLREGVVIRRVRRDDGVGLPDEADLRAVHLMLEASFADHFNSYRETFEEFVSRLREDPGHRWDHWWLATVDGEPAGALVATTLTGRVDEEGRARPDSSYVEYIGVHRRARGRGVAKGLLRTVIQDAALRGRASVGLEVDADSPTGADGLYTSMGWRTRYTTQSWHRELVADAGPDHGSGPAAG
- a CDS encoding alpha/beta fold hydrolase, giving the protein MPAVPVQTWGSGARAVLVHGSLATGPLEWDAQRPLAEEGYQLVVPTRRAYATAGSGHPLDLGEDFLADGQDIAGLLGDGAHLVGHSYGALVALVAAHERPEAVHSLVLAEPPLFDATDHPAAAALQEGLVQLLARPVGDREFLTDFLRLVGTDAADLPSELVEELSAMTPALRGARQPWETPLPTAELVAADFPTVVVSGAHHPGFTAVCEALAELLGAQHQVVAGAGHEVQLAAEAFNAVLLRLWRSTEDGPT
- a CDS encoding multifunctional oxoglutarate decarboxylase/oxoglutarate dehydrogenase thiamine pyrophosphate-binding subunit/dihydrolipoyllysine-residue succinyltransferase subunit, with translation MANPPSSDKILADFGANEWLVEEMRERFDQDPGSVGPEWRSYFENGQPSNGTGGARSDRTSAPGAASTSTSTAKPTSGSGSSSPSTSATTPRPTSGNKVAPAPPRRPSAASSTQSGGAAGGSAPKNSGTKSAGNKGDEKAASPKKSSSGSGSGSSSGSGGASSNGGGNAGPQATPVARDAPAQRSAGPQTDVTHTPLRGATARVVTNMESSLEVPTATSARAMPAKLLIDNRTVINNHLARSRGGKVSFTHLIGYAMVKALQVMPEMNNGFAMQDGKPFLVQPAHINLGLAIDVPKPDGTRQLLVPSIKGAEEMTFHEFWAAYEALVRKARDGKLTIEDFQGTTISLTNPGGIGTLHSVPRLMKGQGTILGVGSLDYPAEWQGASTKRIAENGVSKILTLTSTYDHRIIQGAQSGEFLRVLHQLLLGQDGFYDEIFTSLRIPYEPVRWAPDITATHDDDISKASRIQELIHSYRVRGHLMADTDPLEYRQRRHPDLDINNHGLTLWDLDRDVPTGGFGGKPRLTLRQILGILRDSYCRTVGVEYMHVQDPEQRAWFQKKLEVPFAKPAPAEQLRILRRLNAAEAFETFLQTKFVGQKRFSLEGGESVIALLDKVLNRAAEDGLDEVTIGMPHRGRLNVLANLAGKSYGQIFREFEGKSAPGSVQGSGDVKYHLGTEGEFISEHGKSTRVYLAANPSHLEAVNPVLEGITRAKQDRLAREAGRPASSVLPVLLHGDAAFAGQGVVLETLQMSQLPGYRTGGTLHVIINNQVGFTTAPHHSRSSVYCSDVARAVQAPIFHVNGDDPEAVVRMAELAYEYRQEFGKDVVIDLVCYRRRGHNEGDDPSMTQPLMYDLIEAKRSVRKLYTESLIGRGDISVDDAEAALRDYQKQLEQVFIETKAALKGEGDGTHGLERPQAQDEGDMATRQRPTAISEETLHRIGDAFGSPPEGFTVHPKLAKLLSTRQQMTREGGIDWGMGELIAFGSLIVEGTPVRLAGQDSRRGTFVQRHAVLTDNKTAENWTPLHHLSEDQAPFEVYDSLLSEYAAMGFEYGYSVEKTDALVLWEAQFGDFANGAQTIVDEFISSSEQKWDQRSSVALLLPHGYEGQGPDHSSARIERYLQMCAEDNMRVAYPSTPASYFHLLRAHATARPRRPLVVFTPKAMLRLKAAASAPEDFTSGTFEPVLPDRVALDQEKVDRVVLASSKLVYDLEDARRARDDDRTAILRVEQLYPVPGAQLAKLTAQYPNAELVWVQNEPENQGAWPFMALNLPQALAQHGEDRPLRVIARPASASPATGSAKVHEVEQQALIGEVFHRAE